The DNA region CGAAATTTGCTACaactacacaaaaatattttctctaatgataaatttttttcttcttcttttttcttatttctttctttcttttagttgaatgaatgtaagttcatcatcttccaagtaattttgcagcattatgtgtttcttcttcttttttgtttgattttttgtttgaataaattaccatttgtacccatgaaagatactGACACGGACAAATGtacccatataagaataaaacgacaattgtaaCCACGGAAGATGGCTTCTGTGTGCCAAGAGTACCCTAACGGATCAATTGCGTAACCCAAGTCCGGGTACTCTTGGCACACGGAGGCCATCTTCCGTGGttacaattgtcgttttattcttacaTTGGTATATTTGTCAGCGTTtatatctttcatgggtacaaatggtaatttattcttttgtttttattcttattaagaaagAGTAAAACaggaagaaacttgagaaggtaaaacaaaaaaggaaagatgaataaggaaaaaaagatggtgatgatgatataagaaaagaagaagaagcagcagaagatgaggaagatgaggaggaagagaaagagttttgaattatgcagaatttattagTACAAATCTACCGAAAATTCTAAAACAATACATCTAAATGTCTTAGTTTTATCCCGAAATTTGCTGCaactacacaaaaatattttctctaatgctgcattttttcttcatttttcccttatttctttctttcttttaattgaatGAATATAGGttcattctttttcaaataattttgcaatattatgtgtttttttacttctttgtttgattttttatttttattcttgttaagaaagagtaaaacaagaagaaacttgagaggTACTAcaaaaaaggaaagatgaaaaagaaaaaaaaggaagaagaagcagtagaagataaggaggaggaagaggaagatctTTGATTTATGTAGAATTTATCAGTACAAAtccaccaaaaattcttaaataatacaccTAAATGTCTTAGTTTTACCCCAAAATTTGCGTCTTGCTATGTCTTAtgcacagaccatacacttccAGAGCTTCTCTCTAtaagtccaacttcttatttaggttttctcttgactctcccataaggacgatatcatcggtaAAAAGCATGCAttatggcacaggctcttggatgtgctctgtgagtacttacAAGATTAATGTGAAAATGTTTGGGTTTAAGGAAGATccttggtgtaatcctataccaataaaaAATTCATCTGTCCCACCACCTTGAGTTTTCCCACttgttgtggccccatcatacatgtctttaattgcacgaatatatgcgatccttactctcttcttttctaaaaccttccataagacctcccttggcacACTATTGTATggtttttccaaatcaataaacaccatatgtagatcctttttatttctacaatacctctccatcatccttcttaacaggtatatTGCTTCGGTGgtggatctgcctggcataaaatCAAATTTGTTTTCTGTTACTTGTGTTTCTTTTATCAACCTCCGTCCTATCACTATTtttcataacttcatggtatcGCTCATGAACTTGATATCTCTATAGTTTCCGTAATTTTGTATATCTCTCTTATTGTAGATAGGTAGACCTTATTAAGGGACCTTTTTGacttataacaaaaattttaggaGACCTATTTAGCTTTAAAACGTCAAAGTTTTGAGAATAAGGGAACAGTAAAAACGTATCTATCTcctcaaaacggcgtcgtttgagTTAAATAAACAATACTTTTTTAGTTGATTGGTTGAATTTTTGAAttgaatcataaaaaatattggcaaaaaaaatctaattttaaaaatacaaaaaattaaacaaattgtcTATTTAActcaaaatataaactaatttaattatattgataaattTAAATGAATAAACAAGCTGATGCAATAAATTTGATCCATTTTAAATATTCTAATAGGTTAATACCAAGTACCAAGTACCAATTACTATAATTGTTATTTGCAATATTATTGTACTCTTGGCCGCAGTTGacctaatttctttctttttcttctgttttaaaaataaatgatatCATCACATGCATTATTGTGAAGAGGCTTAAGTTTGTTTGCTGATTTCTAAAAGGACGTAGTAGGTTTACAATGAACTTGCAAATGGCAAAGTATTGGAacacaatataattaattagttaattatttctTATACTTGTTTATCTTTAATTACTATTGAGTACTGATCATTGAtcaatcatattataaaattcacaatattaatattaattgtaacGAACTTTTTTTTGTCTTGGACTAAGATCTTTCCATACAAAATCAACAATACATCTTAATTGATTATATTTCGCACTCTATTATATTTGCTACACTACTAGCTTGCAACCTAATTAATCTTAACCCTTCAAATAAATCCAAAGTAATTAATATTCCAAAAAATATTGACATCTTTATCGATAAATGATAATCACATCATAAGCATTCTTTCTAATttacaactttttttttcttttcttttcttcttccttgtgTTAGCAGGCTTGTACGTCCTTTGTTAACAATGATAATAAAGTGGGATTtccatcttcatcttctttgTTCACCCCCTTCCATAATTAATTAGAGTACATAGAAGAAAATCAACATACCACTTTATTCATTCatgtaacaaaaagaaaaaaaaaagttcataaaaaaattcaaatattcaaaatttCTTGCCAAAAACATTTAGAAATTCAATCATCAATGCTTCATACTATCACTTTATTCCATTCAAAATCCATCTCAACTTAACTAAAATAACTAAATTCTAAGGgtgtatttagtttgtatttttattttcataatttttataaaagaaaaagaatataaaagataaaaataaaaataaaaaaatattgttttattttttttttacataattctaaaaaaaatactaaaaaaatgcaAATCGAACACACTTTTAAATTATGTTACCTAGCATTATccataaatcatatatatatCTGGTAATTTAAGAAAGCAAAGTTAGACAGAGGTCTTACATGTGTGGGGTGTAACAATGTTGGTTGGAATTTGTGAAGTTGAAGAAGTGGTGTGGCAGATGAATTAATTTCAATGTGTGTAGTAAAAAGAGCAGAAACAGGGCGATGATCAGAGAATGTGATTTCACTCCGAGTATAATGAAGCTGTTCTATTCCTTTTCCATACCATAAAATTCTATCACACCTgtgtcaataataataattagtgagTATACGTTGTTACTTTGTTTTCTTCATCATTTAATTTACACAAATTCAATTCCGCCTGTAACAAAACATAGAAGTTTggatttgtttagtttttatttttattttcaatgtatcttttttcataattttatttaaagattgaaaaacaaaattttttcttCGTTCATTTTTCAATATTTAGTTCACATTATTATGAGAAAATACCCAGTTTGGCCGCTGAAATTACACTCGAGCCTCAATTTAGTCGTTGAAATTTCAATTGCCGTAATTTAATTCCTAAACTTTTCAATTGACTCTATGACAGAAACTACCGCAGGGACTAacgtgattaaaatttaaaaagtataggAAATAAATTGAGGCAATTGAAACTTCAAAGACTAAATTGAGACTCGAGTGTTCAGGAATCAAACTGAATattttttccattattattttcaaactcttttataataataataataataataatagattataaaaggaaaagaaaagtgagtGTAATAAGTAAAGAATGAGTATACCATGCTGGAGTTCTTTGCTTTTCTCCTGATTTGGTATGGAGTCCACCACCACAGTATCTATTGCTAATGGATGATGAATACTTATATGTTGGTGCAAATTCAATGTTACCTTCTTTCCAACCTTCAAATACTCCACCTTCTTGAAGTTCTTTTTGGAGTTGGTCAAATTCATGCAAACCTTTCCAATCTTGCTTTCTTATCAGATTCCTAGCATGCTTGTCCTCTAAGTATAGCCTGTAGTTTAGGTCCCCAAACCAAAATATTCGACTGTTTCATAGTTTCAACCCACATGCATGGTAAGAATCAACTTGTTTAATATTGTTAACGTTATTTAATCATTAAAACATAGGATTTAACATAAACACTCTAACCATTTAACCAACATATCTCTTAAGAGGAGAAACTCTTGAAATCagcaatttttagtattttttactattatttagttagtataaatattaaattatctttaataaataaattttattaatttatgtattcaaattttaaaaaatataaatataaactgTATTAATTCATGTGTGTAAAATTCtagtaaatataaatacaaattatatattttttgtgtgtaaaaatatgtaaatatgagtataaattattactgataaaaaataatatttactaatcatataatattattctatttactgtgtatttattaaaataaaaaattaaaaaattttattattaataattttaacatgtATCTTTAAAATGTATGATAGCTAAATCCATATTCGAAAAGTGTACAATTATCTTACATTCATTTACTCATACTGTATTAGTGTAAAATGATTTTATAAGGTCAATCTACACTAATTAAACGTTTTTTGAGAATATACTCCCATACATTACACACACATACATTGAATAAGTAGGATTTATTCGTCAATGAataatagttcaaatgacataatctcctcatactcaattaagaggtcgtGAATTCGAGTCTCATATTTTGGTATAAAAAAAATGTGGGATTTGTAAAATTTTTGTTGTTAGCTAATAAGATACTGCGGGTAAATGGCAGGATTGACATCCTGACAGCTTAAGTTGGTTTGCAGTCCACTAtttgatagttttttttttttttgacataatTATTTGATTGGTTTAAATTATGCATTCCACTTAGGtcatatgtttttttttcttatcgGTAATTGCAATTTGCAAAGGACTTCTCAACTTTTTGGGTCATTGTTTTTGTCAGAATCTTTATGGGTCTTGAAAAGGACTTCACCAAAATAAGTTTGGTTAGTTTCTGATTTGGGCCTAACCCACTTTTGTGACAAAGATATATCTTTTTCTCGTGAAGATACTTTATCAATAAAGGTTTAACTATTTGTATAGAATAATACTTAAACCTTAGAAAGCCCATATCAAATTAAACTAAAGTTATAAAGCATAAAAAATAgagggaaaaaagaaagaaacgataaaacaataaataattatagtattagtttagatattattaatttatacaatACTAATATATAGACTAAGCTATATCTGAAGAATAATTTCATAGACCCAAATTAAATTTACTCGAATCTAATAAAGTGAGGTCCTTATGAGTATAAAAGGTATCTAGCTAGGTGCCGTTATTTCAGAAGATTTTGGCTGAAGTTGAAAAAGACGTTACATAATTGACGAAAACGACCAACATTAAAAACGACTAACAACTGCTCTCAAACAACTCCAGTTTCTTGTTCTTTCCTTTCTGCTACTTTCCAAGTCTTGGTAATCTAATTTGTGTTGGTTTTTCGATTTAgattattgttgatgattttttgttcagTAGCAAGACGTATAAATTTGGaaacaattatatatatgtatataacttttttttttacaaaaaatagaatattaaaaaagaaaatttctttattttttatataaaaaagtttataattttaaagagcTTCAAACAAACACACACTTTTTAGATCTCATGTAGGAACAATTCAAACAACtcatcatacatacatacatactagggttattatatcttaaaaaaaataaataaataaaaataaaaaaaaattgagaaaccGACATAACAGACATGTGAATAGATGATATCGAATGTGATGATCTCTTATATAATTTTTAGGTGGAATCTGGACAAgacatttaataaataaaataaaataaaaattatactacATTTTTTTTAAGTGAACAAAAAAAAGTTGAGACCATtcattttctatttctctccatttattttcttaaataacAATTTCAAATGTAATACTCATCATACAATCTCTAACTCTCTAAGTAAAGTGGTGATACAAGAGATTTTAGTATTTTCCAGTTATAAAcgaaaaaaatggagaaaaaatgGTGAATGCAAGATAATTAATCTCAAGAACAATGACACTTGAACTTATATTTTAAGGAGTGAACATTGATACTTTTTAATTGATaatgtcatttttttattattacatatgttattttcaaattgtttttacaatggaaaaaatataaaacaataagaatgaaaaataagagaaatgttatttcAACAACTAAAAATAACTTGACAACTTACGATTGAAGGTAaactatcttaatttttttaaaaagttttgttaGTATTATTTAACAATTAAAGACAACTTGATTTATTATTTGTCAAGCTACCTTTAGTTACTAAAATAACatttctcaaaaaataattttaaaaaatcacatatttttttttttggcaaaatATAGAAATGAGCATTTCAGTCATTCATCTTATATGAAAATTGACTTTGTCAACCCCACAATACAAGATAATTAAATAGTTAAGATATCTTAATATGTCTATAATTTAACATGCCAAAAACATGCATTCAATTATTGAATATGCCAATGAACTACCAAATCctatcattttcacacaacaataTTAACAagcataatatataataatcaatAACAAAAATAGATTAAGGTAGAGAGAAATAATTAAACTTACTCATGGCCTAAGATGGTAAGAGGATGATGGTGATTATTAATATCATAATCATCTTTTGTTGTGTTTCTAGGAAAACATGTCCTCCTAAAAATCTCAGCTACTTGGTGGTTCCTCCTCCCTTCATCACCCTTCTTCTCCCCGGACGCCAAGTGAGCCGCCACGAAACAGAGGCTCGTCCCTTCGATCGACATGCTAACCGCCACGGATCCCTTGTTCCCCAAGTATCCCATCACCCCACATGCCACCGAGCACACTCTCACGTTTGAAACACGCCACTTTTGCAACACTTTTCGGTTCATCCAAACGCTTACAAACACTCCAACCATTTTTTTACTCGCAACGAGTGCATACTCGTTGCTATAATTATTTTCTCTTCTGTTAATCCTACAACACTCTCTATTCGAGTCGTTCTGTAgtgaattattattgttattattgtcatCCACATTAATGTggttgcaataataataataattatcacAGGACAGCCTCGAAAGAGGTGTTGAATTTGGACATGAGGAACATAATTCACAAGTTTTGTTGTTTAGAGTTTTTGCAATGAGGTTGTTCCATCTTGTTGCAACTGCTTGGTCCTCTGCTCCTATCACATTTAGGGTCTTCAATGGTACAATCTCTTGAAACCTGatgaaaaaattgaaattagataTAACAAAATAATGATTTCATATATAATAACATACTATAAagaactaattaattaaataaagatccaaagtaattattaaaatatacccAAGAACATAAATATCGGCAGCATCCTTGAGATTTAACCAATCTTCCAAGTCAACAGCTAAGCTTCCAATAGGAGATCTCCCAGCAACATTCCAAGTACCAACAAACACCCTGaaataatagtattattatttcaatattatttattatattatatattgttattattattagtattaatcacatcaattgaaaagaaaagaaaaactatatctatttagtaattattaaattaacttaattaattaccTTAGCTTGTTTGTTAAAATGCATGAATCAAATTCCAGAGACCCAAGGGAGAGATCCCCACCACCATAGCCACCATCAATCTCGTCTTCTTCTCCTCCAtctacaataataataacaaagcacccatgtctaaatttaaaagcataaaaataaataatatattgacaaaaaaaaaagaaaaaagaaaaaagaaaaaaaattaccttCTATTTCATATAAACTGAAAGAtggtttaatattattattattaccattgTGATTAGCATCATCTTCCTTTTTGATATTGCTAGAATTAAACCAACTTCGTAGCCTCCTATAATACCTTATTGGCATCTTTTTATGTACCTCCATggctaaagaagaagaagaagaataaaaggagatttagaaaaagaagaagaagaattggattTTGAGTCCATGCATGGGAAGAGAGGATCCAAGAAAATAGGCAAAATGAGCCAATAGAAGAACATTCTCTTCTGCTTTTTGGATCTTCACATCATCcaatatgaaataaattaaagttggTTGGTTGGGTTTGCAATAAAAATGGGTTTTTATTGTGTTAATCGTCCCTATGCAAAAACAAGAGGGAAGTGACAAaatagtgagagagagagagagagaaagaatagCTTAGGTTCTTCAAATTGGGTTCCTAATCCTACTTCTTTTCAGCGTTAAACACGAGGGAGGGAAATAAGAAGAAGTAGGAGTAGTAGTCATTAGTCAAGTGGGAATTGAAAAAGAAGCTTCATTGCTCTAAACACATGGACATAAGGATAagctgatttttttttatctttattttatcaaaaattttatttatacaccaaaaattaatcattaaattagctattatatattcatatataaatatatattatttaatttatttttaatatatattttatttttttacatatattatatacgaatgattaatttttttattttagatgtgcacataatattattgttattttattttatattcttctCTAAATACATTTAATGTggactttttttataaataaataaaaaaaaaatcatatttacatgcatttttaatcaatttttaattttttcatcatTTTAAACATTCGATTATTTAATGCAGACAACAATGGTGCAAGCATTAACTGTGACATAAGCTAAGAAAATATAACGCATTTGTTGCCAGCACAATAGCATTATAGCACTGTTCTAGCAGCGTTATAATGTGATAATGCTATATTGCTATAGCCTATGTGTTGCCTATGATATTGTGGCGAAATTTCTCACCAAGGATTGCTATATATATTCTTCCTCTTTTCCAATAACTTTCACCTTTCAtatattctttcttatttttctcaaacACAAATTCTCCAAAATGGCTAACAAGCGTATGGTAATTGTTGTTTATCTGAATGCAACAATATTATGCAAAGATAGTTGTGCATATTTTAAATGTAATAATTATGTTGTCATACATACTTGGTGGTTACATTCGTTCACAGAGTTTAAAAGTTTGATTTTGGTCAATATCGGAATGTTTGGAATTAAGCATGTTCGAAAAATTGGATATCAGTATATTTCACTCGACACCATGAGAAATATTCAGTATAAGGTATCGTGGCTAAAGGATAATGATCATATACGAGCTATATTCAATTGTCATAAAAAGATTGTGACTGAACAAGTAATAGAGCTTTATGTTGAGTTGGTAGACGTTTTCAGTAGTTCTTCTTCCTCACATGTAGTCCCAAACAGGTTGTATAGCAATACCTAATCAGGTGAGAAAAACTGAATCCCCCGTAGGAATTtggtattctctccaaattaaatACCTAAACTTAGAGCTGATTTGTTGTCTAAAGAGTCTGAGTTAGACGAAGAGTGCCTCGTATTTGGTTCTGAAAGTAACCACGACAATGATACAGAATTTGTCTCAGAAACTGAATTATCGTCTTTTACTTCCTCACGGCATATATTGCCACAACCGTTACTAGTTTGTAACCGAGCCAAACTTCTAAGACATTATTCGACATTGGACCTGGATGCGATGCAAGTGGAGCTGATGACTTTTGGTTTAGAGGGCATTGATGATTATAATGCAAATAGAGCGTGGAATTAAGGGTTGGGCATAACTTCTTCTACAGCTGAGAGTTATTTCACCTTGCCATAAAAAACGACACAGTATTgaattgttgagtttgattaTTTGAAGTATTATTGTTGGTGTAGATATTATTATGCTGTAGATTATCGGTGGAATATTCGGGTTGCATATCGACAAAATCTTGATTATTGGGAAATTAGTAAATACGAGATTATGCACACGTGCTTAACGCCAACTATATTCTAAGATCATTCAAATCTCGATAGAAATAAACTTGATATGCAAAATgatctttttaactttttttataatttttttccattatcttttctataattttttgcattttttcatATAGTTCAAGATCTATTTCATTGCTATAGCATTGACATCAAATATGTTATAGCACTTTTCCTCAATTCTACAATTTTTTGTTGTGTTATAATACTTGACTATGAAATAAAGAAACAATAcctagaaaaggaaaaaaaaattgaattttaactaaaaacgtaaatataattttttatttattaaaaaaaggcaTTTAATATGTGTCTGTATATgctttttgaaataattttaaaatgactATTGTATAGAGTGAAATTTGATATTCTTCTCTAAATACATTTAAtgtggattttttttataaataaataaaaaaaatcatatttacatgcatttttaatcaatttttttatttttttcatcattttaaaCATTCGATTATTTAACGCAGATAACAATGATGCAGGCAATAACTGCGACATAAGCTAAGAAAATATAACGCATTCGTTGCCAGCACAATAGCATTATAGCACCATCTCTGGCAGCGTTATAATGTGATAATGTTATAGCATATGTGTTGCCTGTGATATTGTAGCGAAATTTCTCGACAACGATTGCTATATATGTTCTTTCTCTCTCCCAATAACTTTCACCTTTCAtatattctttcttatttttctcaaaaacaAAATTTCCAAAATGGCTAACAAGCGTATGATAATTGTTGTTTATTTGAATGCAACAATATTATGCAAAGATAATGGTGCATATTTTGAATGCAATAATTATGTTGTCATACATACTTGGTGGCTACATTCGTTCACAGAGCTTGAAAGTTTGATTTTGGTCAATATTGAAATGCTTGGAATTAAACATGTTCGAAAAATTGGATATCAGTACATTTCACTGGACACCATGAGAAATATTCGGTATAAAATATCGTGGCTAAAGAATAATGATCATGTACGAGCTATATTCGATTGTCATAGAAAGCTTGTGACTGAACAAGTAATGGAGTTTTGCGTTGAGATAGTAGACAATTTCAATAGTTCTTCTTCCTCACATGTAATCCCAAACAGGTTGTGTAGCAAGACCTACGTACTCAGGTGAGAAAAACTAAATAGAGCTGATTTGTTGCCTAAAGAGTCTGAGTTAGACGAAGAGTGGGTCGAATTTGGTTCTGAAAGTGACCACAACAATGATACAGAGTTTGTCCCAGAAACTGAATTATCATCTTTTACTTCCTCACGGCATATATTGCCATCACCATTACTAGTTTGTAACCGAGCCCACTTCCAAGACATTATTCGACATTGGACCTGGATGCGATGCAAGTGGAGCTTATGACTTTTGGTCCAGAGAGCGTCGACGATTATAATGCAAATGGAGCATGGAATTAAGGGTTGGGCATAGCTTCTTCTACATAGGGGTgtctgcggatcggatcggatcggatatggccgaaaattcgatccgatctaCACAATttccatcggatcggatcggatatgatatccgcactttttagtgccgaatccgatccgatccgcaaatgtgtggatcggatcggatcagatatcggatatatccgcataattaaaccttctctttttaatcatatttcaatgtaaaaaaattcaataaaaatatttctttcatacttttaaacttatttattcttaaaatatttttaatcaaactctttctaaatagcaaaaataaaataatacaatatatgaataataattactaactaaaacatacaaacaagtaaatataatatcaaacatatatatttatttattttttaattattattgtgcggaTCTACGGATCCGCGGATTGGATACGTggatgtagagcagatatccgcgatccgatccgcaaagagTGCAGAtcaaatccgatccgatccgattaaTTTGCGAATCGGATCGAATCGTATCCACAATTTTCGGTTCGGATACAGATATTTACCGCGGATTtacggatacgatccgatccatgaacactcCTGCTTTTACAACAGAGAGTTATTTCACCTTGCCATAAAAAACGACACAGTATCAGATTGTTGAATCTGATTATTTGAAGTATTATTGTTGGTATAGATATTATTATGCTATAGGTTATCGGTAAAA from Arachis hypogaea cultivar Tifrunner chromosome 10, arahy.Tifrunner.gnm2.J5K5, whole genome shotgun sequence includes:
- the LOC112716330 gene encoding type I inositol polyphosphate 5-phosphatase 8 isoform X2 — protein: MEVHKKMPIRYYRRLRSWFNSSNIKKEDDANHNGNNNNIKPSFSLYEIEDGGEEDEIDGGYGGGDLSLGSLEFDSCILTNKLRVFVGTWNVAGRSPIGSLAVDLEDWLNLKDAADIYVLGFQEIVPLKTLNVIGAEDQAVATRWNNLIAKTLNNKTCELCSSCPNSTPLSRLSCDNYYYYCNHINVDDNNNNNNSLQNDSNRECCRINRRENNYSNEYALVASKKMVGVFVSVWMNRKVLQKWRVSNVRVCSVACGVMGYLGNKGSVAVSMSIEGTSLCFVAAHLASGEKKGDEGRRNHQVAEIFRRTCFPRNTTKDDYDINNHHHPLTILGHELYLEDKHARNLIRKQDWKGLHEFDQLQKELQEGGVFEGWKEGNIEFAPTYKYSSSISNRYCGGGLHTKSGEKQRTPAWCDRILWYGKGIEQLHYTRSEITFSDHRPVSALFTTHIEINSSATPLLQLHKFQPTLLHPTHGVNKEDEDGNPTLLSLLTKDVQAC
- the LOC112716330 gene encoding type I inositol polyphosphate 5-phosphatase 8 isoform X3, with product MEVHKKMPIRYYRRLRSWFNSSNIKKEDDANHNDGGEEDEIDGGYGGGDLSLGSLEFDSCILTNKLRVFVGTWNVAGRSPIGSLAVDLEDWLNLKDAADIYVLGFQEIVPLKTLNVIGAEDQAVATRWNNLIAKTLNNKTCELCSSCPNSTPLSRLSCDNYYYYCNHINVDDNNNNNNSLQNDSNRECCRINRRENNYSNEYALVASKKMVGVFVSVWMNRKVLQKWRVSNVRVCSVACGVMGYLGNKGSVAVSMSIEGTSLCFVAAHLASGEKKGDEGRRNHQVAEIFRRTCFPRNTTKDDYDINNHHHPLTILGHDRIFWFGDLNYRLYLEDKHARNLIRKQDWKGLHEFDQLQKELQEGGVFEGWKEGNIEFAPTYKYSSSISNRYCGGGLHTKSGEKQRTPAWCDRILWYGKGIEQLHYTRSEITFSDHRPVSALFTTHIEINSSATPLLQLHKFQPTLLHPTHGVNKEDEDGNPTLLSLLTKDVQAC
- the LOC112716330 gene encoding type I inositol polyphosphate 5-phosphatase 8 isoform X4 codes for the protein MEVHKKMPIRYYRRLRSWFNSSNIKKEDDANHNDGGEEDEIDGGYGGGDLSLGSLEFDSCILTNKLRVFVGTWNVAGRSPIGSLAVDLEDWLNLKDAADIYVLGFQEIVPLKTLNVIGAEDQAVATRWNNLIAKTLNNKTCELCSSCPNSTPLSRLSCDNYYYYCNHINVDDNNNNNNSLQNDSNRECCRINRRENNYSNEYALVASKKMVGVFVSVWMNRKVLQKWRVSNVRVCSVACGVMGYLGNKGSVAVSMSIEGTSLCFVAAHLASGEKKGDEGRRNHQVAEIFRRTCFPRNTTKDDYDINNHHHPLTILGHELYLEDKHARNLIRKQDWKGLHEFDQLQKELQEGGVFEGWKEGNIEFAPTYKYSSSISNRYCGGGLHTKSGEKQRTPAWCDRILWYGKGIEQLHYTRSEITFSDHRPVSALFTTHIEINSSATPLLQLHKFQPTLLHPTHGVNKEDEDGNPTLLSLLTKDVQAC
- the LOC112716330 gene encoding type I inositol polyphosphate 5-phosphatase 8 isoform X1, with amino-acid sequence MEVHKKMPIRYYRRLRSWFNSSNIKKEDDANHNGNNNNIKPSFSLYEIEDGGEEDEIDGGYGGGDLSLGSLEFDSCILTNKLRVFVGTWNVAGRSPIGSLAVDLEDWLNLKDAADIYVLGFQEIVPLKTLNVIGAEDQAVATRWNNLIAKTLNNKTCELCSSCPNSTPLSRLSCDNYYYYCNHINVDDNNNNNNSLQNDSNRECCRINRRENNYSNEYALVASKKMVGVFVSVWMNRKVLQKWRVSNVRVCSVACGVMGYLGNKGSVAVSMSIEGTSLCFVAAHLASGEKKGDEGRRNHQVAEIFRRTCFPRNTTKDDYDINNHHHPLTILGHDRIFWFGDLNYRLYLEDKHARNLIRKQDWKGLHEFDQLQKELQEGGVFEGWKEGNIEFAPTYKYSSSISNRYCGGGLHTKSGEKQRTPAWCDRILWYGKGIEQLHYTRSEITFSDHRPVSALFTTHIEINSSATPLLQLHKFQPTLLHPTHGVNKEDEDGNPTLLSLLTKDVQAC